From one Fusobacterium mortiferum ATCC 9817 genomic stretch:
- a CDS encoding GntR family transcriptional regulator: MLLENTTKKKNENNREFIYRVIKENIMTLNLKPGECISEVELGNQLNVSRTPVREAIVRLSEEKLIDVFPQKGSFVSKIDLNLVDEAVFLRALCEKEILKLACSDKNSKELIRELEKNLAYQKIIIDFEEDLHKFFDLDNELHALIFYYYNKKNVWKSVKRLATHYDRLRLIDALEKFSATKTYEQHHDIIDIIKNKTTENIDNLISEHLSKFKHVINNYLDKYPEYFK, encoded by the coding sequence ATGTTATTAGAAAATACCACTAAAAAGAAAAATGAAAATAATCGAGAGTTTATCTATAGAGTTATTAAAGAAAATATTATGACTCTCAATCTAAAACCTGGAGAATGTATTAGTGAAGTAGAGTTAGGAAATCAACTTAATGTAAGTCGTACCCCTGTAAGAGAAGCTATTGTTAGATTATCTGAAGAAAAACTTATAGATGTTTTTCCACAAAAAGGATCCTTTGTTTCTAAGATAGATTTAAATTTAGTTGATGAGGCTGTTTTTTTAAGAGCGCTTTGTGAAAAAGAGATTTTAAAATTGGCTTGCTCTGATAAAAATTCTAAAGAGTTAATTAGAGAGTTAGAAAAAAATCTAGCTTATCAAAAAATTATAATTGATTTTGAAGAAGACTTACATAAATTTTTTGACTTAGATAATGAGTTGCATGCTTTAATTTTTTATTATTATAATAAAAAAAATGTTTGGAAAAGTGTAAAAAGATTAGCTACACATTATGATAGACTTAGACTTATTGATGCACTAGAAAAGTTTAGTGCCACTAAAACTTATGAACAACATCATGATATTATTGATATTATAAAAAATAAAACAACTGAAAATATTGACAATTTAATCTCGGAACATCTTTCAAAATTTAAGCATGTAATTAATAATTATTTAGATAAATATCCTGAATATTTCAAATAA
- a CDS encoding IclR family transcriptional regulator — MEEKSKVPAIDKADKIFNYLYYKYSATQSSISKDLNLPKATVNRLLEVLTNLKYLNYQDKEYTLGEKFYFFSNRYEKYTLIKNITHPYLEELSLKFKETFKLSVLDNDKIRSIATVESSDLIKVSVAENAIFPLHAGAASKLLICQLSESKLNKLLTKTLPKYTDNTITDREKLKEELLKINIQKVSYDNMEHSKNIKAVAVPILDKKNRIIAAISCPCFPDDLTDEKSKFLVKEMQKTCEEISKRLEYFIN, encoded by the coding sequence TTGGAAGAAAAATCAAAAGTTCCTGCTATTGATAAAGCAGATAAAATTTTTAACTATCTTTACTATAAATATTCAGCTACTCAAAGTTCTATTTCTAAAGATTTAAATCTTCCTAAGGCAACTGTCAATAGACTTTTAGAAGTACTTACTAACTTAAAGTATCTCAATTATCAAGATAAAGAGTACACTTTAGGAGAAAAATTTTACTTTTTCTCTAATAGATATGAAAAATATACTCTTATTAAGAATATAACTCATCCATATCTTGAAGAATTATCTTTAAAATTTAAAGAAACATTTAAATTAAGTGTTCTTGATAATGATAAAATTAGAAGTATTGCTACTGTTGAAAGTAGTGATTTAATAAAAGTATCTGTAGCAGAAAATGCTATTTTTCCACTTCATGCTGGAGCAGCTAGTAAGCTTCTTATTTGTCAACTTAGTGAAAGCAAATTAAATAAACTCCTTACTAAAACTCTCCCAAAATATACTGATAATACCATAACAGACAGAGAAAAGTTAAAAGAAGAATTACTTAAAATTAATATACAAAAAGTTTCTTATGATAATATGGAACACTCAAAAAATATTAAAGCTGTCGCAGTTCCAATATTAGATAAAAAAAATAGAATTATAGCTGCTATTAGTTGTCCTTGTTTTCCTGATGATTTAACAGATGAAAAATCGAAATTCTTAGTTAAAGAGATGCAGAAAACTTGTGAAGAAATCTCAAAAAGATTAGAATATTTTATAAATTAA